GGAGCATATTCAGCTGATGTTTGAACAACCAGTAATTGCACCAAGTATGTAGTAAAACATGAACGTATAGCAAAGTGTAGCATGATGCGATAAACTTGTGCATGTAGTACGAGAGAAAATACTCCATCCGCAACACGGAGATGCTTGTATAACCTTATGAATAAAACAGCTCCTTTCGATCTTGTCCCATGAAGTGTATGGGTAAGATAGACGAAAGGGGCTTTTTGCTATACCGTGAGCGGAGCGGTATGCAGCCAGATGCACACCGTGTCCGCTTTTACATGTTACAATACGTGCAATCTGTATTTCTTAGGCGTGAAGCCGCTGTGCTTTTTGAATGCCTTGGAAAAGGAAAAGACATCAGGATAACCAATCGCTTCAGCGATCTCTGCGACCGAGTCATTAGTATCGCTCAGTAGGCGACGTGCCTTTTCCAGCTTGAGGCTACGGATATATTCGGCAGGCGGAACTTTATATTGCTGATGAAATTGCTTGCTGAAATGCGTGCGGTGAATACCGACATGCTCTGCGACCTGATTGACCGTAATCCCTTGATGAAAGCGAGCATGAATATACTCCATCGCTTCTTCCATCCAGCTTTGATCTTTCTTTTGCTCGGTGTAGTCGATGCGGCTGCTCTCATCGCTGCACATGAGACCAAATAGGCGATAGATCATTTCCAAACGAGCTAACTCGCAGGCAATCGTATCAACTTCTTGTTTTGTGTTTAATATAGTACTGTAACAGTGCAGCAACTCTTCAAACAGGCGATCGCTAACTTCGCTGTA
The DNA window shown above is from Paenibacillus sp. JQZ6Y-1 and carries:
- a CDS encoding helix-turn-helix transcriptional regulator yields the protein MTRDVTIVTDRERAERFVVTPSAFTQSGGLWITQAGRYLLNPDNRRIFSGNSVAFWVATRQDGIIIKNGQNYVLGKNNVWCVPSHITLEYINNTDEPLETFFIGFAGPQADELIRHSGMHDGYSEVSDRLFEELLHCYSTILNTKQEVDTIACELARLEMIYRLFGLMCSDESSRIDYTEQKKDQSWMEEAMEYIHARFHQGITVNQVAEHVGIHRTHFSKQFHQQYKVPPAEYIRSLKLEKARRLLSDTNDSVAEIAEAIGYPDVFSFSKAFKKHSGFTPKKYRLHVL